A DNA window from Plasmodium vinckei vinckei genome assembly, chromosome: PVVCY_10 contains the following coding sequences:
- a CDS encoding fam-a protein, fragment: MKVMSVALFSLIIFNIVLAKNTSDSGPTTNSFSLLEENTKKTHKTTEESVNVKGKRPYKKAYEENHEENYGENYEENYEENYEDMVKDIFMPLEDSYQYSRNNSHKQDDVPPQVSNGPKKQKFTEKTKLNTKIKTKSKPIVRYSTPEEIYEKNEKLLCINPTEIANAVKLMNEAIKHLEYHATDIDNYETWITNN, encoded by the exons ATGAAGGTAATGTCAGTAGCCCTATTTTccttaataatatttaatattgttttaGCAAAAAATACTTCTGATTCAGGGCCCACCACGAATTCC ttttcattattggaagaaaatacaaaaaaaaccCATAAGACGACAGAAGAATCAGTTAATGTTAAAGGTAAGAGACCATATAAAAAAGCCTATGAAGAAAACCATGAAGAAAACTATGGAGAAAACTATGAAGAAAACTATGAAGAAAACTATGAAGATATGGTAAAGGATATTTTTATGCCTCTTGAGGACAGTTATCAATACAGCCGAAATAATTCACATAAACAAGATGACGTCCCCCCTCAAGTATCTAATGGGcctaaaaaacaaaaatttacagaaaaaacaaaattaaatacaaaaataaaaacaaaatccAAACCAATAGTTCGTTATTCTAC TCCAgaagaaatatatgaaaaaaacgaGAAATTATTATGCATCAATCCCACCGAAATAGCAAATGCAGTCAAACTTATGAACGAAGCTATAAAACATTTAGAATATCATGCTACAGATATTGATAATTATGAAACTTGGATAACAaataatt GA
- a CDS encoding fam-a protein: protein MDKMYMKTVFSILALFTYMSNKALGSEPIPNEFILANDITYPVVYDSNEIYEQNKHLLCTNAEEIYHAAEIMDDALEKLYYYAENEYVYNLYKEYNRDAHLHFNNYIAHEGIGKFDIRIRHPDAYDEIVNILWDPNGAKKYNPDFVSGKVIHAYNPNLLMIQQRYKNGFMNPHKYLYALSAKYKLSETRTIIVMSTVNVNDRNRKDEKIYVNSIVKSADLFKANVDSEEDIRNGELKKLFVQLSGYLITKKKDYVEINNVDSMNDNDSDNAPESHKLSNKLKRMESLLELNDYISNKYT from the exons ATGGATAAAATGTACATGAAAACagttttttctattttagCCTTGTTCACATATATGAGCAATAAGGCTCTTGGAAGCGAGCCTATTCcaaatgaatttattttagcTAATGATAT taCTTATCCTGTTGTATATGATTCgaatgaaatatatgaacaaaataagcATCTTTTATGTACAAATGCTGAAGAAATTTATCATGCGGCAGAAATTATGGATGACGCTctagaaaaattatattattatgctGAAAATGAATACGTTtacaatttatataaagaatacAATAGAGATGCAcatttacattttaataattatatagcTCATGAAGGGATTGGAAAATTTGATATTAGAATCAGACATCCTGATGCG TATGATGAGatagtaaatattttatgggACCCCAATGGtgcaaaaaaatacaatccTGACTTTGTTAGcg gaAAAGTTATCCATGCATACAAtccaaatttattaatgatACAACAACGTTACAAAAACGGTTTTATGAACCCTCATAAATATCTTTATGCTTTATCCgcaaaatataaa CTATCCGAAACTAGAACTATAATTGTCATGTCTACAGTAAATGTAAATGATCGTAATAgaaaagatgaaaaaatatatgtaaactCTATCGTAAAAAGTGCGGATTTGTTCAAAGCTAACGTTGATTCTGAAGAGGATATTAGAAATggagaattaaaaaaattgtttgttCAATTATCCGGATATCtcattacaaaaaaaaaagactacgttgaaattaataatgttGACTCT ATGAATGATAATGATTCCGATAACGCCCCCGAATCGCATaaattatcaaataaattaaaaagaatgGAAAGCCTTCTGGAATTAAACGATTACAttagtaataaatatacatag